A stretch of Brassica napus cultivar Da-Ae chromosome C6, Da-Ae, whole genome shotgun sequence DNA encodes these proteins:
- the LOC106396642 gene encoding THO complex subunit 4C isoform X2 → MKLIKNCLFSPHFILRWFLTGIGLSDKRLNRRKKNLPWQNGLFEESMRSVGVTGIEVGTTVYVTNLDQGVTNEDIRELFGEIGEMKRYAIHYDQNGRPNGSAEVVYMRRSDAFQAMKRYNNVLLDGRSMKLEILGGNNEVAPVAARVNVTGLNGRMKRTVSIGQGIRGGRGRGRSAAPSMRRLPIGNQQGGGVRSGRGGFRGRGRGQAGGGRGNKGGRGGKKAVEKSAEELDKDLETYHAEAMNIS, encoded by the exons ATGAAGCTGATCAAAAATTGCTTGTTTTCACCACATTTTATCCTTCGATGGTTCTTGACTGGTATAGGACTTTCAGATAAAAGG CTTAACCGCAGGAAGAAGAACTTGCCATGGCAGAATGGTTTGTTTGAAGAAAGCATGAGATCTGTTGGAGTGACTGGAATAGAGGTTGGAACTACTGTTTATGTTACCAACCTTGATCAGGGAGTAACAAATGAAGATATCAGG GAACTCTTTGGTGAGATTGGAGAGATGAAAAGATATGCAATTCACTATGACCAGAACGGGCGTCCAAAT GGCTCGGCGGAAGTTGTGTACATGAGAAGAAGTGATGCATTTCAAGCTATGAAGAGATACAACAATGTCCTGTTGGATGGAAGGTCAATGAAATTGGAGATTCTTGGTGGAAACAACGAGGTTGCTCCTGTTGCAGCTCGTGTTAATGTAACCGGATTGAACGGAAGGATGAAGAGAACTGTTTCCATTGG ACAAGGAATTAGAGGTgggagaggaagaggaagaagtgcAGCTCCTTCTATGAGACGCCTTCCAAT TGGAAACCAACAAGGAGGTGGCGTAAGAAGTGGCCGAGGAGGGTTTCGTGGTAGAGGCCGAGGCCAAGCCGGTGGTGGCAGAGGGAATAAAGGCGGCCGAGGCGGAAAGAAGGCGGTGGAGAAGTCGGCTGAAGAACTAGACAAGGATCTCGAAACATATCACGCAGAAGCAATGAACATCTCTTGA
- the LOC106396643 gene encoding ethylene receptor 1 has translation MMEVCNCIEPQWPADELLMKYQYISDFFIAVAYFSIPLELIYFVKKSAVFPYRWVLVQFGAFIVLCGATHLINLWTFTTHSRTVALVMTTAKVLTAVVSCATALMLVHIIPDLLSVKTRELFLKNKAAELDREMGLIRTQEETGRHVRMLTHEIRSTLDRHTILKTTLVELGRTLALEECALWMPTRTGLELQLSYTLRQQHPVEYTVPIQLPVINQVFGTSRAVKISPNSPVARLRPVSGKYLLGEVVAVRVPLLHLSNFQINDWPELSTKRYALMVLMLPSDSARQWHVHELELVEVVADQVAVALSHAAILEESMRARDLLMEQNVALDIARREAETAIRARNDFLAVMNHEMRTPMHAIIALSSLLQETELTPEQRLMVETVLKSSSLLATLMNDVLDLSRLEDGSLQLELGTFNLHTLFREVLNLIKPIAVVKKLPITLNLAPDLPEFVVGDEKRLMQIILNIVGNAVKFSKQGSISVTALVTKSDNRAPPDFFVVPTGSHFYLRVKVKDLGAGINPQDIPKLFTKFAQTQSLATRSSGGSGLGLAISKRFVNLMEGNIWIESEGVGKGCTAIFDVKLAISNESKQSGIPKVPANPQHVNFAGLKVLVMDENGVSRMVTKGLLVHLGCEVTTVSSNEECLRVVSHEHRVVFMDVCTPGVENYQIALRIHEKFTKRHQRPLLVALTGNTDKSTKEKCMSFGLDGVLLKPVSLDNMRNVLSDLLEHRVLYEAM, from the exons ATGATGGAAGTCTGCAACTGCATCGAGCCTCAATGGCCAGCCGACGAGCTCCTAATGAAGTACCAATACATCTCAGACTTCTTCATCGCCGTCGCCTACTTCTCAATCCCCCTCGAGCTCATCTACTTCGTCAAAAAATCAGCCGTCTTCCCTTACAGATGGGTCCTCGTCCAGTTCGGCGCCTTCATCGTCCTCTGCGGCGCCACCCACCTCATCAACCTATGGACCTTCACCACCCATTCACGAACCGTTGCCCTCGTGATGACCACCGCCAAGGTCTTAACCGCCGTCGTCTCCTGCGCTACTGCATTGATGCTAGTCCACATCATCCCCGACCTCCTCAGCGTCAAGACGCGCGAGCTCTTCTTGAAAAACAAGGCTGCTGAGCTGGACAGAGAGATGGGATTAATCCGGACTCAGGAGGAGACTGGGAGGCACGTGAGGATGCTGACTCATGAGATTAGAAGCACGCTGGATAGGCACACGATCTTGAAAACCACACTAGTTGAGCTTGGGAGGACGTTGGCGTTGGAGGAGTGTGCGTTGTGGATGCCGACTAGGACTGGTTTGGAGTTGCAGCTTTCGTATACGCTTCGTCAGCAGCATCCCGTTGAGTACACGGTGCCTATTCAGTTGCCGGTGATTAACCAAGTGTTTGGTACTAGTAGAGCTGTGAAGATATCTCCTAACTCCCCTGTGGCGAGGCTGAGACCTGTCTCCGGGAAGTATCTCCTCGGGGAGGTGGTGGCTGTGAGGGTTCCGCTTCTCCACCTTTCGAATTTTCAGATTAATGACTGGCCTGAGCTTTCGACGAAGAGATACGCTCTTATGGTATTGATGCTTCCTTCGGATAGTGCGAGGCAGTGGCATGTTCATGAGCTGGAGCTAGTCGAAGTCGTTGCGGATCAG gtGGCTGTGGCTCTCTCACATGCTGCGATTCTTGAAGAGTCGATGCGAGCTAGGGACCTTCTGATGGAGCAGAATGTGGCTCTTGATATAGCGAGACGAGAAGCGGAAACAGCGATCCGTGCCCGTAACGATTTCCTGGCGGTTATGAACCATGAGATGCGGACGCCAATGCATGCGATCATTGCGCTCTCTTCCCTACTTCAAGAAACGGAGTTAACACCTGAACAGAGATTGATGGTGGAGACGGTACTGAAAAGCAGTAGCCTTTTGGCAACTTTGATGAATGATGTCTTGGATCTTTCAAGGCTTGAAGATGGAAGTCTTCAACTTGAGCTCGGGACATTCAATCTTCATACTTTATTTAGAGAG GTCCTGAATCTGATTAAGCCTATAGCCGTTGTTAAGAAACTGCCCATCACACTAAACCTCGCACCAGATTTGCCAGAGTTTGTAGTTGGGGATGAGAAACGGCTAATGCAGATAATATTAAACATAGTTGGTAATGCTGTGAAGTTCTCCAAACAAGGTAGTATCTCCGTAACTGCTCTTGTCACAAAGTCAGACAACCGAGCTCCTCCAGACTTTTTCGTGGTGCCAACTGGGAGTCATTTCTACTTGAGAGTAAAG GTAAAAGACTTGGGAGCAGGAATAAATCCACAGGACATTCCCAAGCTATTCACTAAATTTGCTCAAACACAGTCTTTAGCGACAAGAAGCTCGGGAGGTAGTGGGCTTGGTCTCGCCATCTCCAAGAG GTTTGTGAATCTGATGGAGGGTAACATTTGGATTGAGAGCGAAGGTGTTGGAAAAGGATGCACTGCTATCTTTGATGTTAAACTTGCAATTTCAAACGAATCTAAACAGTCTGGCATACCAAAAGTTCCAGCCAATCCACAGCATGTTAATTTCGCTGGACTTAAGGTTCTTGTCATGGATGAGAATGG GGTAAGTAGAATGGTGACGAAGGGACTTCTTGTACACCTTGGATGCGAAGTGACCACGGTGAGTTCAAACGAGGAGTGTCTCAGAGTTGTATCCCATGAGCACAGAGTGGTCTTCATGGACGTGTGCACCCCCGGGGTCGAAAACTACCAGATCGCTCTCCGTATACACGAGAAATTCACTAAACGCCACCAAAGGCCACTGCTCGTGGCGCTCACTGGTAACACCGACAAATCCACAAAGGAGAAATGCATGAGCTTTGGTCTAGACGGCGTGCTGCTCAAACCCGTGTCGCTAGACAACATGAGGAACGTTCTGTCTGATCTTCTAGAACATCGGGTTCTATACGAGGCCATGTAA
- the LOC106396642 gene encoding THO complex subunit 4C isoform X1, with protein MADSLSMSLDEMVKRSKAAKKSAGKGVSRGGAKGAGRGAGGPVRRGPLAVKARPSSFSNKLNRRKKNLPWQNGLFEESMRSVGVTGIEVGTTVYVTNLDQGVTNEDIRELFGEIGEMKRYAIHYDQNGRPNGSAEVVYMRRSDAFQAMKRYNNVLLDGRSMKLEILGGNNEVAPVAARVNVTGLNGRMKRTVSIGQGIRGGRGRGRSAAPSMRRLPIGNQQGGGVRSGRGGFRGRGRGQAGGGRGNKGGRGGKKAVEKSAEELDKDLETYHAEAMNIS; from the exons ATGGCGGACTCATTGAGTATGTCTCTTGATGAAATGGTTAAGAGGAGCAAGGCCGCTAAAAAGTCTGCTGGTAAAGGAGTTTCCCGCGGTGGAGCTAAAGGTGCTGGAAGAGGAGCTGGTGGACCTGTTCGCAGAGGTCCTCTAGCTGTGAAAGCTAGGCCGTCATCATTCTCAAACAAG CTTAACCGCAGGAAGAAGAACTTGCCATGGCAGAATGGTTTGTTTGAAGAAAGCATGAGATCTGTTGGAGTGACTGGAATAGAGGTTGGAACTACTGTTTATGTTACCAACCTTGATCAGGGAGTAACAAATGAAGATATCAGG GAACTCTTTGGTGAGATTGGAGAGATGAAAAGATATGCAATTCACTATGACCAGAACGGGCGTCCAAAT GGCTCGGCGGAAGTTGTGTACATGAGAAGAAGTGATGCATTTCAAGCTATGAAGAGATACAACAATGTCCTGTTGGATGGAAGGTCAATGAAATTGGAGATTCTTGGTGGAAACAACGAGGTTGCTCCTGTTGCAGCTCGTGTTAATGTAACCGGATTGAACGGAAGGATGAAGAGAACTGTTTCCATTGG ACAAGGAATTAGAGGTgggagaggaagaggaagaagtgcAGCTCCTTCTATGAGACGCCTTCCAAT TGGAAACCAACAAGGAGGTGGCGTAAGAAGTGGCCGAGGAGGGTTTCGTGGTAGAGGCCGAGGCCAAGCCGGTGGTGGCAGAGGGAATAAAGGCGGCCGAGGCGGAAAGAAGGCGGTGGAGAAGTCGGCTGAAGAACTAGACAAGGATCTCGAAACATATCACGCAGAAGCAATGAACATCTCTTGA
- the LOC106396716 gene encoding senescence-associated protein AAF, chlorolplastic, translating to MALNVSKVVPRSPILAKRVNASRSQRVLLAFSPKKGSSSAEELLQGLSCTKPVTFVTSRRSSSSSTLCFLGKSQDTETKPHEDPPNSQIVQKEGEKKVMPSRRSSSSQVLVEYVSNDAKFVNERARSDFVLLSRGIMRLDARARQDVAILGSGFLKLDARAREDTEKIDRNVKRKAERLHHIASILKNIAQSKLKNAADKHWSDGALEADLRRADYRAKQRAMEDALMALEFIKNIHDMMVQKMVDSLVTSEIGTTDRISLEKNGKALDFFPGEVSSDRISAIEEAYKSMASALSEADGIIDYTDPEELELLVTTLIDLDAMDGKSSASLLAECSISPDVNTRKALANALAAAPSMWTLGNAGMGALQRLAQDSNPAIAAAASRAIIALKKQWEVEEGDSLRFMMNFEKPSDDDDKEEEEEEDGDSDHDEI from the exons ATGGCTCTTAACGTGAGCAAAGTTGTTCCCCGTAGTCCCATTTTAGCGAAGAGGGTTAACGCTTCAAGATCTCAAAGGGTCTTGCTAGCTTTCTCACCCAAAAAGGGCTCCTCCTCTGCTGAAGAATTACTACAAGGTCTTTCTTGTACAAAGCCTGTCACTTTTGTTACTTCTCgtagatcttcttcttcttctactttgtGTTTTCTTGGGAAGTCTCAAGACACTGAAACTAAACCACACGAGGATCCCCCTAA CTCTCAAATTGTACAAAAGGAAGGTGAGAAGAAAGTGATGCCAAGTAGAAGAAGCAGCTCAAGCCAGGTTTTGGTGGAGTATGTGTCTAATGATGCTAAATTTGTTAATGAAAGGGCTCGTAGTGACTTTGTTCTTCTTTCTCG TGGCATTATGAGACTTGACGCTCGTGCGCGTCAGGACGTTGCTATTCTTGGTTCAGGGTTCCTTAAACTTGATG CTCGGGCAAGAGAAGATACAGAGAAAATAGACCGTAATGTCAAGAGAAAGGCCGAGCGCCTTCATCATATTGCTAGT ATATTAAAGAACATAGCTCAGTCTAAGTTGAAAAATGCCGCTGATAAGCATTGGAGTGACGGCGCCTTAGAG GCTGATTTGAGGCGTGCAGATTATCGTGCTAAACAACGGGCAATGGAGGATGCATTAATGGCTTTAGAG TTCATCAAGAACATTCATGATATGATGGTGCAAAAAATGGTTGACAGCTT GGTTACATCTGAAATTGGTACCACGGACCGCATATCACTTGAGAAGAATGGCAAAGCTCTAGATTTTTTCCCAGGGGAAGTTTCATCTGATCGCATATCTGCTATTGAG GAAGCTTACAAGAGTATGGCATCAGCGCTCTCAGAAGCCGATGGAATTATTGACTACACTGACCCTGAAGAG CTTGAGTTGTTAGTCACAACTCTGATAGACCTTGATGCAATGGATGGTAAAAGTAGTGCATCTCTCTTGGCTGAATGCTCAATCTCTCCAGACGTCAATACAAG AAAAGCGTTGGCTAACGCCTTGGCAGCTGCACCGTCGATGTGGACACTTGGAAATGCAGGCATGGGAGCATTACAG AGGCTTGCGCAAGACAGTAACCCAGCAATTGCAGCAGCTGCTTCGAGAGCGATCATAGCGCTGAAGAAGCAGTGGGAAGTAGAAGAAGGTGACTCACTTAGGTTTATGATGAACTTTGAGAAACcgagtgatgatgatgataaagaagaagaagaagaagaagatggagacaGTGACCATGACGAAATCTga
- the LOC106395886 gene encoding putative F-box/FBD/LRR-repeat protein At5g44950 yields MAEPFVSFISLLLKTQPDYALAHPRQKPFNDTLRQAMRKRITVILQRSRPTPTTDTPRLQRFPSIYTDYLESKLMNSANSEEEYSNPRDLEVRIHYLEKEVKELWYRLRHISDRLSALPDTLITQILLYLPTKDSIKTNFLSKRFKDLWLQVPGLEMHSHELAAIQNFIATFLQINRGSRLQKFKITYNGRNVCSHGISEFIAGVINRGVQQLDVGSSTLKRPLTNDLVPVNIYKSNTLVSLKLANVGMQNPPEFGVSLPCLKTVHLEDITTKDPLIVEKLISGCPVLEDLTVFRAFDDNVPVLRVRSLSLKRFCVKFSRARTIHGKEYAVEVDAPGLKYLNFRDNLSDKVVAKNLSSLFKIDIDTQFSFGMSTTITVQIKQAIISDFLKGVSGVRHMIISQPTLKILYAWMNNGAFTKFRNLTRLEASFCTVLLQRLPHFLEGCPKLKHLTLYLLYLKDLEPENLELTVVPQCLLCTLECVEVKEVATVEKAGKKRARYIKKTKVSKHKKKIWIELVRYILENSLVLKKLVLCFSSATNSVLEISEALPTFTIRSPGCEIINHLTSL; encoded by the exons ATGGCTGAACCTTTCGTGTCGTTTATTTCACTCCTGCTCAAGACGCAGCCGGACTATGCTCTTGCTCATCCTCGGCAGAAACCTTTCAATGACACATTACGTCAAGCTATGCGGAAAAGAAT TACTGTTATCTTACAACGGAGTCGCCCTACCCCGACGACCGACACTCCAAGACTCCAAAGGTTTCCCTCTATATACACAGACTATCTAGAGTCTAAACTTATGAACTCGGCCAACTCAGAG GAGGAGTACTCGAATCCACGAGATCTTGAAGTTCGCATACATTATCTTGAGAAGGAAGTTAAAGAACTATGGTACCGTCTCCGTCATATCTCAGATAGACTCAGCGCGCTTCCGGACACTTTGATAACTCAGATACTCTTATACCTTCCCACCAAAGATTCCATCAAGACAAACTTTTTATCGAAGAGATTTAAAGATCTATGGCTTCAGGTCCCAGGACTAGAGATGCACTCCCATGAACTTGCCGCCATACAGAACTTCATCGCCACGTTTCTCCAGATCAACCGTGGCTCGCGTCTCCAGAAGTTCAAGATAACGTACAACGGGCGCAATGTTTGTAGCCACGGGATCAGTGAGTTCATCGCCGGAGTGATTAACCGTGGAGTTCAACAACTAGACGTTGGCAGTAGCACACTCAAGCGTCCTCTCACCAACGATCTCGTACCTGTTAACATTTACAAGAGCAACACTTTGGTTTCTCTCAAGCTTGCAAACGTGGGAATGCAGAATCCTCCTGAGTTTGGTGTTTCTCTGCCTTGTCTCAAGACCGTGCATCTCGAAGACATTACCACCAAGGATCCTTTGATCGTAGAGAAGCTCATCTCAGGCTGTCCTGTCCTTGAAGATCTGACGGTTTTTAGGGCTTTTGATGACAATGTACCGGTTCTGCGTGTGAGATCTCTCAGTCTGAAGAGGTTTTGTGTGAAGTTTAGTCGTGCCAGAACAATTCATGGTAAAGAGTATGCGGTTGAGGTTGATGCTCCGGGTCTCAAGTATCTGAACTTCAGAGATAATCTATCTGATAAAGTTGTGGCTAAGAATCTGAGTTCCTTGTTCAAGATCGACATTGATACACAATTCAGTTTTGGTATGAGCACTACTATTACCGTGCAGATTAAGCAAGCTATTATCAGTGATTTTCTCAAGGGTGTTTCTGGTGTAAGACATATGATCATCTCTCAGCCTACACTCAAG ATCCTTTATGCTTGGATGAATAATGGAGCGTTCACCAAATTTCGCAACTTAACTCGCTTAGAGGCTTCGTTCTGCACCGTCTTATTACAAAGGTTGCCACATTTTCTTGAAGGTTGCCCGAAGCTGAAACACCTCACATTG TACTTGCTTTATTTGAAGGACTTAGAACCAGAGAACCTTGAGCTTACCGTTGTGCCTCAGTGCTTACTATGTACGCTTGAGTGTGTTGAGGTTAAAGAAGTGGCCACGGTGGAGAAAGCTGGGAAGAAAAGAGCGAGGTACATCAAGAAAACCAAAGTATCGAAACACAAGAAGAAGATTTGGATTGAACTAGTGAGGTATATTCTTGAGAACTCGTTAGTCCTCAAGAAACTCGTTTTGTGTTTCTCTTCTGCGACCAATAGCGTCTTAGAGATCTCGGAGGCGCTTCCTACGTTCACAATACGTTCTCCCGGATGTGAAATCATCAACCATCTGACATCTCTTTGA